In Actinomycetota bacterium, the sequence TATGCCGGAGATCGAGAACGTGTTGGGCGCCCTTGCCGGGAAAGAGGTGAAGGTGGTCTTCGTGCCCCATCTCGTGCCCATGAGCCGCGGCATCCTGGCCACGTGCTACGTGCGGACGGCGGGCGGCATCACGGAGCGGGAGGTGGAGGAGGCCTACCGGGAGTTCTACGGCGGTTCCCCGTTCGTCGTCTTGCTGGAGAGGGGCCGCTTTCCCGAGACCAAGTGCGTCGCGGGCAGCAATTACTGCCACCTGGGATGGCACCTGGACGAAGCGAGGATGACGCTGACCGTGGCCGCGGCCATCGACAACCTGGTGAAGGGGGCGTCCGGGCAGGCGGTGCAGTGCATGAACCTCATGCTGGGATACGAGGAGGCGACCGGGCTCGGGGCCCTGGGAATATTTCCCTGAGAGCTGTTTGGCGCGCCGAAGAGAGGCCCGGTGAATAAAGAGAGGCCCGGTGAAGAGAGTTGGTGACGGGAGCATGACCGTGGATCATCTTGAGCAGCAAGGCGGGGTGTGCGCACCGCAGGGCTTTCTGGCCGCTGGGGCGTCCTGCGGCCTGAAGGCGAGCGGCGACCTCGACCTGTGCCTAATCGTCTGCGAGGAACGTTGTCCCGCGGCGGGAGTCTTCACCCGCAACGCGTTCCGCGCGGCCCCCGTGCTGCTGACCATGAAGAACCTGGAGGACGGTTACCTGCAGGCGGTGGTGGCCAACAGCGGCAACGCCAATGCCTGGACGGGCGAACGCGGCCGCGAAGACGCCGCCCTCATGGCGGCCCTGGCGGCGGAATGCCTGGGCATCCCGGCGGAAGACGTTGCCGTGGCCTCCACGGGGGTGATCGGGAGTCACCTGGATATGGAAAAGATTAACAGAGGCATCCGGGCGGCGGCGTCCGGCCTGAAGCGCGATGGCAGCCACGAGGCGGCGAAGGCAATAATGACCACGGACAAGGGCCCCAAAGAGGCGGCGGTGAGCTTCGGCGGTTTCACGGTGGGGGGCATCGCCAAGGGGGCGGGAATGATCCGTCCCGAAATGGCCACCATGCTGGCCTTCCTGACGACCGATGCGAAGACATCCCCTCCGGAGCTCGCCGAGGGCCTGCGCAGGGCGGTGGACCGCACCTTCAACCGCATCACCGTGGACGGGTGCACCAGCACCAACGACATGGTGGTGGCCATGGCCAGCGGCAGGTCCGGGGTATCTCTGGGCGCGGAGGAGGTGGCGGAGGCGTTCCTGCCCGTTTGTTCTCGCCTCGCGCGCGCCATCGTCAGGGATGGAGAGGGGGCCACGCGCCTCATCGTGG encodes:
- the argJ gene encoding bifunctional glutamate N-acetyltransferase/amino-acid acetyltransferase ArgJ; translation: MTVDHLEQQGGVCAPQGFLAAGASCGLKASGDLDLCLIVCEERCPAAGVFTRNAFRAAPVLLTMKNLEDGYLQAVVANSGNANAWTGERGREDAALMAALAAECLGIPAEDVAVASTGVIGSHLDMEKINRGIRAAASGLKRDGSHEAAKAIMTTDKGPKEAAVSFGGFTVGGIAKGAGMIRPEMATMLAFLTTDAKTSPPELAEGLRRAVDRTFNRITVDGCTSTNDMVVAMASGRSGVSLGAEEVAEAFLPVCSRLARAIVRDGEGATRLIVVRVHGARDLEEALLAARAVSESPLVKTAFFGRDPNWGRVVQALGAAIRDLDEAGVRVLFGGLEVAGGGHPVHADEAGLKKVMSSEEVELDIHLGRGDAEEEVLTCDLGYEYVRINAEYHT